The following are encoded together in the Malaya genurostris strain Urasoe2022 chromosome 3, Malgen_1.1, whole genome shotgun sequence genome:
- the LOC131436861 gene encoding proton-coupled amino acid transporter-like protein CG1139 translates to MILESAGSKDEEENYDPFLNRQVAKPNSDTGTLIHLIKGSLGTGILAMPLAFKNGGLIFSLFGTVVICFIYVHCVQLLVGTSQKACKSNRIPVLGYAETVEVVFAGGPPALRRYVNFARNYIDVMILIQSLLTLCLFQIFIASSLRDVVNNQQQIAWGTHVYIALVTLPIAFITQIRVLKYLVPFSALANALMISAFGITLYFLVREQITLDDKNFWPEWNKLPFFMSTVLYAIQGIRYVLPIENNMKHPEHFLGHCGVLSKAIEFLTILYVVTGFFGYARYGENTKGSVTLNLPSQNSLAESTRLLAAVAAMFSMGLSYYVPMDIIWRRLERKIPDNRRNMTQIILRFTMLILLTGVTMGVPELEPFVGLVGSFCSGNLVVLVPVILDTLYRWPNSFGRYRQLLMKNVLLALFGLFVLFAGTIASVRNIVAIYE, encoded by the exons ATGATACTAGAATCAGCTGGATCCAAAGA TGAAGAAGAAAATTATGATCCATTTTTAAATCGACAAGTAGCTAAACCAAACTC AGACACTGGTACATTGATTCACCTGATAAAAGGATCTCTTGGAACCGGAATTTTAGCTATGCCACTTGCCTTCAAAAATGGTGGATTAATTTTCAGTTTGTTCGGAACGGTCGTGATTTGCTTTATCTACGTTCATTGTgtgcaattgttg GTAGGAACATCCCAGAAAGCATGCAAAAGCAACCGTATTCCTGTTCTAGGATATGCAGAAACAGTCGAGGTCGTTTTTGCTGGGGGTCCTCCAGCACTACGACGTTATGTAAATTTTGCAAG AAACTACATCGACGTAATGATTCTCATCCAGAGCTTGTTGACATTGTGCCTGTTCCAAATATTCATTGCCAGTTCGCTGCGTGACGTCGTCAACAATCAACAGCAGATAGCCTGGGGTACGCACGTCTACATTGCACTGGTGACGCTCCCGATAGCGTTCATCACCCAGATACGGGTACTAAAATACCTAGTTCCCTTTTCGGCACTGGCAAACGCTCTGATGATAAGCGCATTCGGTATCACATTATACTTTCTCGTACGGGAACAAATTACTTTGGACGATAAGAATTTTTGGCCGGAATGGAACAAATTGCCGTTCTTCATGAG CACTGTCCTGTACGCGATCCAAGGCATAAGATATGTCTTACCGATAGAAAATAACATGAAACATCCCGAGCACTTTCTTGGTCATTGTGGAGTACTTTCTAAAGCCATTGAATTTTTGACTATCCTCTATGTTGTGACCGGATTCTTTGGCTATGCGCGTTATGGAGAAAACACGAAAGGATCTGTTACTTTGAATCTTCCAAGTCAAAATAG CTTAGCAGAATCAACCCGTCTTCTGGCAGCCGTCGCCGCCATGTTTTCGATGGGTCTAAGCTATTATGTTCCGATGGATATTATCTGGCGTCGATTAGAGCGAAAAATTCCCGATAACCGACGGAACATGACGCAAATTATTCTTCGTTTCACAATGTTAATCTTATTAACGGGCGTGACTATGGGTGTACCAGAATTGGAACCATTTGTCGGATTGGTTGGATCGTTCTGTTCCGGAAATTTGGTAGTTCTGGTTCCGGTAATCTTGGATACCCTCTACAGATGGCCGAATAGTTTTGGCCGCTATCGACAGCTTTTGATGAAAAACGTCCTGCTTGCTTTGTTCGGACTGTTTGTGTTATTTGCAGGAACCATTGCTAGTGTGCGGAATATTGTCGCAATATACGAGTGA